From a region of the Osmia lignaria lignaria isolate PbOS001 chromosome 1, iyOsmLign1, whole genome shotgun sequence genome:
- the LOC117606315 gene encoding mitochondrial nicotinamide adenine dinucleotide transporter SLC25A51 isoform X2, producing MSNIESQKVSLRSLLTLNNNDFKEFICGWGAALINVSITFPINKIIFRQILEDVPVNTAFQQISKEGIRLLYRGILPPLCQKTLSNNSSPSCWYC from the exons atgaGTAATATTGAATCACAGAAGGTCTCATTAAGATCGTTATTAACTCTTAACAATAATgattttaaagaatttatttgTGGTTGGGGAGCTGCACTTATCAATGTGTCTATTACCTTccctattaataaaattatatttagacAG ATTTTGGAAGATGTGCCAGTTAATACTGCGTTTCAACAAATATCCAAAGAAGGAATACGATTGTTGTATCGTGGAATTTTACCACCTCTCTGTCAGAAAACTCTTTCA AATAATAGCAGCCCATCTTGCTGGTACTGCTGA
- the LOC117606315 gene encoding mitochondrial nicotinamide adenine dinucleotide transporter SLC25A51 isoform X1 encodes MSNIESQKVSLRSLLTLNNNDFKEFICGWGAALINVSITFPINKIIFRQILEDVPVNTAFQQISKEGIRLLYRGILPPLCQKTLSVSIMFSTYEGCKERLSTLTNNDILTRIIAAHLAGTAEAILMPLERVQTLLQDWRYHTKFKNTSHAFKYLLKNYGIPECYRGLVPIIYRNSCSNLMFFIMKEQSKVFVGEQESLLTSFINGALIGGLTSTIFYPMNVIKIHMQSKIGGKFEKFITVTHEIYIARNKSITSFYKGVHLNCMRSLISWGIINASYDFLKQIMFS; translated from the exons atgaGTAATATTGAATCACAGAAGGTCTCATTAAGATCGTTATTAACTCTTAACAATAATgattttaaagaatttatttgTGGTTGGGGAGCTGCACTTATCAATGTGTCTATTACCTTccctattaataaaattatatttagacAG ATTTTGGAAGATGTGCCAGTTAATACTGCGTTTCAACAAATATCCAAAGAAGGAATACGATTGTTGTATCGTGGAATTTTACCACCTCTCTGTCAGAAAACTCTTTCAGTTAGTATTATGTTTAGTACATATGAAGGATGTAAAGAACGTTTATCCACATTAACAAATAATGATATATTAACTAGAATAATAGCAGCCCATCTTGCTGGTACTGCTGAGGCTATACTTATGCCACTTGAAAGAGTACAAACATTGCTACAAGATTGGCGGTATCAtactaaatttaaaaatacttctcatgcatttaaatatttattaaaaaattacggTATACCAGAATGTTATCGTGGTCTAGTTCCAATTATATATAGAAATAGTTGTTCTAATCTTATGTTCTTTATTATGAAAGAACAGTCAAAAGTATTTGTAGGTGAACAAGAATCATTGTTAACAAGTTTTATTAATGGTGCTTTAATAGGTGGTTTGACAAGTACTATATTTTATCCTatgaatgtaataaaaatacatatgcaGTCAAAAATAGGTGGTAAGTTTGAGAAATTTATAACTGTTACTCACGAAATATACATTGCTAGAAACAAAAGTATAACATCATTTTATAAAGGTGTGCATTTGAATTGCATGAGATCACTTATTAGTTGGGGAATTATAAATGCATCATATGATTTCCTAAAACAAATCATGTTCTCATAG